The bacterium genome includes a window with the following:
- the murI gene encoding glutamate racemase encodes MNSPNHQNPIGVFDSGIGGLTVVKEIRRIVPSEDIIYLGDTAHLPYGSKSIEAIIQYSIANTEFLVSRGVKFIVIACYSSTSVALEILQEKFSLPIIGVIKPGVKKAGAVTKHGKIGVIGTTLTIHSGTYEKEFRELGIQYEILGKACPLFVSLVEEGWLDHPATELIAKEYLKPLRDENIDTLLLGCTHFPLLIPVIKKIMGDINYVDASQELGLELVQQLRQKKLSNPEGEGKVSIYLTDLSMNFKEIGERFLGEPMKNFYRVSLGNT; translated from the coding sequence TTGAATTCGCCCAATCATCAAAACCCGATCGGCGTTTTTGACTCGGGTATCGGCGGTCTAACCGTGGTCAAGGAGATCAGGAGGATCGTCCCCAGCGAGGACATCATCTATCTGGGCGATACCGCGCATCTGCCCTATGGCTCCAAATCGATCGAGGCGATCATCCAATACTCGATCGCCAACACGGAATTTCTGGTCTCGCGTGGTGTCAAGTTCATCGTCATTGCCTGCTATTCGTCGACATCGGTTGCGCTGGAGATACTGCAGGAGAAATTCTCCCTGCCCATCATCGGCGTCATCAAACCCGGCGTGAAGAAAGCGGGGGCAGTGACCAAACACGGCAAGATCGGCGTGATCGGCACGACCCTCACTATCCACTCAGGCACCTATGAAAAAGAATTCCGGGAACTGGGGATCCAGTACGAGATCCTGGGAAAAGCCTGCCCACTGTTCGTTTCGCTGGTTGAAGAAGGCTGGCTCGATCACCCGGCGACCGAACTAATAGCGAAGGAGTACCTCAAGCCGCTGCGTGACGAGAACATCGACACGCTGCTGCTGGGGTGCACGCATTTTCCCCTGCTCATACCCGTCATTAAAAAGATCATGGGGGATATCAATTATGTCGATGCATCCCAGGAACTCGGTTTGGAACTGGTCCAGCAGCTTCGCCAGAAGAAACTCAGCAACCCCGAAGGCGAGGGCAAGGTCTCCATCTATCTGACCGATCTTTCAATGAATTTCAAGGAGATCGGCGAACGTTTCCTGGGCGAACCCATGAAGAACTTCTACCGTGTATCATTAGGAAACACATAA
- the smpB gene encoding SsrA-binding protein SmpB, translating into MKVIAHNRKALHDYAVMDSYEAGMVLEGSEVKSLRQGSISMSDAYADFRNGEVYVFNLHISPYKFSSGQIQEPKRRRKLLLQKNEIRKLYGALTQKGNALIPLKVYFNDHGFAKVSIGLCHRKRFYDKKEKILKRESDVNLKRVRRSAP; encoded by the coding sequence ATGAAGGTCATCGCGCACAACCGCAAGGCCCTGCATGACTACGCGGTCATGGACTCCTATGAAGCGGGCATGGTGCTCGAAGGCAGCGAAGTGAAATCATTAAGACAGGGTTCCATTTCGATGAGCGACGCTTACGCGGATTTCCGCAATGGAGAGGTTTATGTGTTCAACCTCCATATATCTCCCTATAAATTCAGTTCCGGCCAGATCCAGGAACCGAAACGCCGGCGGAAACTGCTGCTGCAGAAAAATGAGATCAGAAAACTTTACGGCGCGCTCACTCAGAAGGGGAACGCGCTCATTCCCCTGAAAGTATATTTTAACGATCACGGGTTTGCCAAGGTATCGATCGGCCTGTGTCACCGCAAGCGCTTTTACGACAAAAAGGAAAAGATCCTTAAACGCGAATCTGACGTTAACTTGAAAAGAGTGCGGAGGTCTGCACCGTGA
- the rph gene encoding ribonuclease PH, whose translation MRIDGRKNDELREITVTLDYLTHAAGSCLIKFGKTEVLCAVTIENRVPPFLIGKGKGWLTAEYALLPASTKERTQREANTGRLTGRTQEIRRFIGRSLRPIFDLSMVGERTFIIDCDVIQADGGTRTAAVTGAYVALSRAISKCMINNQFSPSPILDYVGAISAGIVRGQPMLDLCYEEDSSAEVDMNLVMTGREKIIEAGATAEKMPISHAEFEKLMTLAADGIKQLIAWEKRILGSNNARIP comes from the coding sequence ATGAGAATCGACGGCCGCAAGAACGATGAATTGCGCGAGATCACGGTCACGCTCGACTATCTCACGCACGCCGCCGGTTCCTGTCTTATAAAATTCGGCAAAACCGAGGTCCTGTGCGCCGTCACCATCGAGAATCGGGTACCGCCTTTTTTGATCGGCAAAGGCAAGGGGTGGCTGACGGCTGAATACGCCCTGCTGCCCGCGTCCACAAAGGAGCGCACGCAGCGTGAAGCCAATACCGGCCGGCTCACGGGACGCACGCAGGAAATACGGCGTTTCATCGGCCGATCGCTACGGCCCATTTTTGACCTTTCCATGGTCGGCGAACGCACTTTCATCATTGACTGCGACGTCATCCAGGCGGACGGCGGCACCAGGACCGCCGCGGTCACCGGTGCCTATGTAGCGCTGTCCCGCGCGATCAGCAAGTGCATGATCAATAACCAGTTCAGTCCTTCGCCGATCCTCGATTATGTCGGAGCCATAAGCGCCGGCATCGTGAGGGGCCAACCCATGCTCGATCTGTGTTATGAGGAAGACAGCTCGGCAGAGGTCGACATGAACCTGGTCATGACCGGCCGGGAGAAGATCATTGAAGCCGGGGCGACCGCTGAAAAAATGCCGATCTCGCATGCCGAATTTGAGAAACTCATGACCCTGGCAGCCGATGGGATAAAACAACTCATCGCGTGGGAGAAAAGGATCCTTGGCTCAAATAACGCAAGAATTCCATAG
- a CDS encoding N-acetylmuramoyl-L-alanine amidase, whose translation MIWLLCLCSALPHKYEIICDTSKSVVVIEKIDFQDYAPLKLVAEALDLNYVFDNKSQRLTLTDDSHKVAIIADISVIQCDTLFHCVAFPPRVIMGDVYLPVDDIIPVLGVTFGKLVFVRKIEEVPVIKGISLSTRADSTVIAYEWDTPLEFDVQLLMGQAIVEIDGQYKKRDKLKPAGEVTSVKVLPFNTYTRLEMEMGNVNSYIERDNEVVFFNKITTRIGVIVLDPGHGGIDPGAVGKKGLYEKDITLNICGYLQKLFEDSMGIKALLTREEDVYFSLKGRTGFANNHSADLFVSIHCNAAPRNKKSCGFETYFLSEAKTTEARAAAALENASLKFDGIEPTDEVSKILYDLAQSSYLEESNILAEFIQTSAENNVSVPSRGISQAGFYVLRGAFMPAVLVETAFISNLEEEKLLKTTEFQKKLAYSIFKGTREFIADYERRMNN comes from the coding sequence GTGATCTGGCTGCTGTGCCTGTGCTCGGCGCTCCCCCATAAATACGAGATCATTTGCGACACCAGCAAATCCGTGGTGGTGATCGAAAAGATCGATTTCCAGGATTACGCGCCATTGAAGCTCGTCGCCGAAGCCCTCGACCTCAATTACGTCTTCGACAACAAATCCCAGCGCCTGACCTTGACCGACGATTCACACAAAGTGGCCATTATCGCCGACATCAGCGTCATCCAGTGCGACACGCTCTTTCACTGCGTGGCGTTCCCGCCCCGCGTCATCATGGGCGATGTTTATCTGCCCGTGGACGACATCATACCAGTGCTTGGCGTGACCTTTGGCAAACTGGTCTTTGTCAGGAAGATCGAGGAAGTGCCGGTCATCAAAGGGATTTCACTCTCGACGCGCGCTGATTCCACGGTCATAGCGTACGAGTGGGACACGCCGCTGGAATTCGACGTCCAGTTGCTCATGGGCCAAGCGATAGTCGAGATCGACGGCCAGTATAAGAAACGTGACAAGCTTAAGCCGGCCGGCGAGGTCACTTCGGTCAAGGTGCTGCCATTCAACACTTATACCCGTCTCGAGATGGAAATGGGCAATGTCAATTCTTATATCGAACGTGATAATGAGGTCGTTTTCTTCAACAAGATCACGACCCGGATCGGCGTGATCGTCCTTGACCCCGGGCACGGCGGTATTGATCCCGGCGCGGTCGGCAAGAAAGGGCTCTATGAAAAGGACATAACCCTGAACATCTGCGGCTATCTGCAGAAACTATTCGAGGATTCCATGGGCATCAAAGCCCTGCTGACCCGGGAAGAAGATGTATATTTTTCCCTGAAAGGAAGAACCGGCTTTGCCAATAACCACAGCGCCGACCTTTTTGTCAGTATCCATTGCAATGCCGCGCCCCGTAACAAGAAATCCTGCGGCTTCGAAACCTATTTCCTCTCCGAGGCAAAAACCACGGAAGCGCGGGCGGCCGCGGCACTGGAGAACGCCTCGCTGAAATTCGACGGCATCGAGCCGACCGACGAGGTCAGCAAGATCCTGTACGACCTCGCGCAAAGCTCATACCTGGAAGAATCGAACATCCTCGCCGAGTTCATCCAAACCAGCGCTGAGAACAATGTCTCGGTCCCCAGCCGCGGCATAAGCCAGGCTGGGTTCTATGTCCTGCGGGGTGCTTTCATGCCCGCGGTCCTGGTGGAAACGGCTTTCATCTCAAATTTAGAGGAAGAAAAACTTTTGAAGACAACCGAGTTCCAAAAAAAGCTGGCATACTCCATCTTCAAGGGAACCCGGGAGTTTATCGCTGACTACGAAAGGAGAATGAACAATTGA
- a CDS encoding RluA family pseudouridine synthase has protein sequence MAQITQEFHRIASDKQWGKRIDQYLYISGIGISRNLIQKLIKQGKVLVNDKPVKPAYRIKEGDNVFVRFEMATGQTIQPEDIPLNIIYEDDDLIVVNKQKGIVVHPAHGNFEHTMVNALLHHCGVLPSLTENIRPGVLHRLDKDTSGLIMFAKTDQALSTLGTAIAKRRIKKLYDALCWNYPGLNDGVIEAPIGRSGLDRTKMVVSALSDKHATTRFHVLERFPIGCYVKVSLITGRTHQIRVHFNHIGCPIMGDEDYGGTNPAAIKNSKHLRYFREILGLIDRQALHASELTFAHPRTGKEVHFTAPLPDDMKAVLEYLRKNFVSKPA, from the coding sequence TTGGCTCAAATAACGCAAGAATTCCATAGGATCGCCTCGGACAAGCAGTGGGGCAAGCGTATTGACCAGTACCTTTACATATCAGGCATCGGTATATCGCGCAACCTGATCCAGAAACTGATCAAACAGGGGAAAGTGCTGGTTAACGACAAACCGGTCAAACCAGCATACCGCATAAAAGAAGGCGACAATGTATTCGTCCGTTTTGAAATGGCGACCGGCCAGACGATCCAGCCTGAGGATATCCCCCTTAATATCATCTATGAAGATGATGACCTCATCGTCGTCAACAAACAAAAGGGTATTGTCGTGCATCCCGCGCACGGCAATTTTGAGCACACAATGGTGAATGCGCTGCTTCACCATTGCGGTGTATTACCCAGCCTGACCGAAAACATACGCCCGGGAGTATTGCACCGGCTTGATAAAGATACAAGCGGGTTGATCATGTTCGCCAAGACCGACCAGGCGCTCAGCACTCTGGGAACCGCGATCGCCAAGCGGCGCATAAAGAAGCTGTATGATGCCCTATGCTGGAACTACCCTGGCTTGAACGATGGCGTCATCGAAGCGCCGATCGGACGAAGCGGTCTGGACCGCACCAAGATGGTAGTGAGCGCTCTTTCCGACAAACATGCGACCACGCGGTTTCACGTACTCGAGCGTTTTCCGATCGGCTGTTACGTGAAGGTCTCCCTGATCACCGGACGCACGCACCAGATACGCGTTCACTTCAACCACATCGGTTGTCCGATAATGGGCGACGAGGATTACGGCGGCACAAACCCCGCCGCGATAAAAAATTCGAAGCATCTCCGTTACTTCCGGGAGATCCTGGGCCTGATCGACCGGCAGGCTTTGCACGCCTCAGAACTGACGTTCGCCCATCCCCGAACCGGTAAGGAAGTTCACTTCACCGCACCCCTGCCTGACGACATGAAGGCGGTGCTTGAATACCTGAGGAAGAACTTCGTCAGCAAACCAGCATAG
- a CDS encoding DUF2130 domain-containing protein: protein MNEPTIICPKCKTEIKLTESLAAPIIETARREYEQLIAEKERDIAKRETSLRDREAVLSRDKASIEEQLAERLQQERQKIVADEAKKAKLISATELEQKGKEIADLQEVLKQRNEKLAEAQKAQTELIRKQRELDDTKRELDLTVEKRVQEGLAGIREQARKEVEEKLNLKVMEKEQTIISMQKQIEDLKRRSEQGSQQLQGEVQEIALESLLHAQFPGDTIEPVPKGEYGGDVLHIVIGPYGKICGTILWECKRTKNWSDGWLVKLREDQREAKAEIAIIVSQVLPKSVETFDLIDDVWVTHPRGALPIAVMLRHTLIEVASARQATEGQQTKMEMIYQYLTGPRFRQRIMAIVEAFSTMKEDLDREKKAITKQWAKREEQIERVMQSTVGMYGDMQGIAGKSLQEIEGLDMKALEDHSDAEEKDE, encoded by the coding sequence ATGAATGAACCTACCATCATCTGTCCTAAGTGCAAGACCGAGATTAAGCTGACCGAATCTCTGGCAGCTCCGATTATCGAGACTGCCCGGCGCGAGTATGAGCAGCTTATCGCCGAGAAAGAACGCGATATTGCAAAACGTGAAACATCATTGCGGGACCGCGAAGCGGTGTTGTCTAGGGATAAAGCGTCCATTGAAGAACAACTTGCTGAAAGACTGCAACAGGAGCGTCAAAAGATAGTGGCTGATGAAGCTAAAAAGGCCAAACTCATCTCAGCCACCGAGCTTGAACAAAAGGGAAAAGAGATCGCAGATCTTCAAGAAGTTCTAAAGCAACGGAATGAAAAGCTCGCCGAAGCGCAGAAAGCGCAAACCGAACTCATCCGCAAACAGCGGGAGCTTGATGACACAAAACGCGAGCTGGATTTGACCGTGGAAAAAAGGGTCCAGGAAGGTCTCGCTGGCATTCGCGAGCAAGCGCGCAAAGAAGTGGAAGAGAAGCTTAATCTCAAAGTGATGGAGAAGGAGCAGACGATTATTTCGATGCAGAAGCAGATCGAAGACCTCAAACGGCGATCCGAACAGGGATCGCAACAGCTGCAAGGGGAAGTGCAGGAAATCGCGCTCGAGTCACTATTGCATGCGCAGTTTCCGGGAGACACGATTGAGCCGGTACCCAAGGGCGAATACGGCGGCGATGTATTGCACATAGTAATAGGACCGTACGGTAAGATCTGTGGTACGATTTTATGGGAATGCAAAAGAACCAAGAATTGGTCAGATGGCTGGCTTGTCAAGCTCCGTGAAGACCAGCGGGAAGCGAAAGCCGAAATCGCTATAATTGTCAGTCAAGTACTTCCAAAGAGCGTTGAGACTTTCGATTTGATCGACGACGTGTGGGTAACTCACCCAAGGGGTGCACTTCCGATTGCCGTAATGCTTCGCCACACATTGATTGAAGTGGCGTCAGCCCGTCAGGCTACTGAGGGTCAGCAGACCAAGATGGAGATGATCTATCAGTATCTAACCGGCCCGCGGTTTCGCCAGCGCATCATGGCAATTGTCGAAGCGTTCTCTACAATGAAGGAGGATCTCGACAGGGAGAAGAAAGCCATCACGAAACAGTGGGCAAAGCGCGAGGAACAGATCGAGCGCGTCATGCAGTCTACAGTCGGAATGTACGGCGACATGCAGGGTATTGCCGGCAAGTCGCTGCAGGAAATCGAGGGGCTTGACATGAAAGCGCTTGAAGATCACAGTGATGCGGAGGAGAAAGATGAGTGA
- a CDS encoding AAA family ATPase, with protein sequence MSDRSKLIRMTIKNFGCVGNDGLTVELDKIVCLVGANNTGKSTVLRAYEAAVNQLELKREDINSGAGEQPASIELWVHIPQGAGNVGEDWKEKVEDLLLVRSKWEWSPAGGKPVRTTWNPSANEYAADGKASGLDNVFNSRLPKPFRIGALEDPEEEHKKLLTLVLEPVANKLKGLMGEEDSMLRKNLLALKAEAEKPVEEFRKDIEAIESQINKSYRNIFSAAEIKLTVSLGDIAFKPDEYLRAASRIDVSEPHGRTRWDQQGTGSKRALFWLMLQVRSALNRIAEERRKTEATLKKKEKDLAELNKKLPTLKKQDAIDRCKSEIESLNNECASLKESASRSTSTADSFLPGYMLLIEEPETALHPSAVRAAKEHLYSLADDDGWQVMLSTHHPAFVDPLKDHTTIVRLHRPEIRLAPNVYRADTLAFSPEEKDNLKRLLIFDTTVAEMFFGCMVVIVEGDTEFAAFEEMMRRETTQYPLDSRPLLLRARGKATIPTLIKMLVHFKMDFAVLHDTDRRKCSDGLKDNPAYSVNAAIAKAVGEGRVNGCKIVHRCSCPGFEQHHGMKLPRKDKPYHAWIAVTSDNKIGSSVREVLNILLGKISSDPSDNEDGQRYETLYNAWENKNNGSKLDEDVE encoded by the coding sequence ATGAGTGATCGATCCAAGCTTATACGGATGACTATCAAGAACTTCGGGTGCGTAGGGAATGACGGATTGACTGTAGAACTCGATAAGATAGTCTGTCTGGTTGGTGCAAATAACACGGGTAAATCAACAGTCCTGCGGGCGTACGAGGCAGCGGTAAACCAACTCGAATTGAAGAGGGAAGACATTAATTCAGGTGCCGGTGAGCAGCCAGCGAGCATTGAACTATGGGTGCACATTCCGCAAGGCGCTGGTAACGTCGGGGAGGATTGGAAAGAAAAGGTTGAGGATCTTTTATTGGTCAGATCCAAGTGGGAATGGTCTCCTGCCGGAGGGAAACCAGTCCGTACAACTTGGAACCCATCTGCTAATGAATATGCTGCGGATGGTAAGGCATCGGGGCTGGATAATGTTTTCAATAGCCGCCTGCCAAAGCCATTCCGTATTGGTGCGCTGGAAGATCCTGAAGAAGAACACAAGAAGCTGCTGACGCTCGTACTTGAACCCGTGGCTAACAAGCTCAAGGGGCTTATGGGAGAAGAAGATTCGATGTTGCGCAAGAATCTACTTGCGCTTAAGGCTGAGGCCGAGAAACCTGTAGAGGAATTTCGAAAAGATATCGAAGCCATCGAATCCCAAATCAACAAATCCTACCGAAATATCTTCAGTGCCGCAGAAATAAAGCTTACTGTTTCGCTTGGAGATATTGCATTTAAGCCCGACGAGTATCTTCGCGCGGCTTCGCGGATTGATGTATCAGAGCCACATGGACGCACTCGCTGGGATCAACAAGGCACCGGATCGAAACGCGCTCTCTTCTGGTTGATGCTACAGGTTCGATCCGCCCTGAACCGTATTGCTGAAGAGCGCAGGAAGACTGAAGCAACACTCAAGAAGAAGGAAAAAGATCTAGCGGAGCTTAATAAAAAACTTCCCACACTTAAGAAGCAAGATGCGATAGACAGATGCAAAAGCGAGATAGAGTCACTCAATAATGAATGTGCGTCTTTAAAGGAATCAGCGAGTAGAAGTACATCAACGGCTGATTCTTTCTTGCCTGGATACATGCTCTTGATAGAGGAACCTGAGACAGCACTTCACCCAAGCGCAGTGCGTGCCGCGAAGGAACATCTTTACTCACTCGCGGACGATGATGGTTGGCAAGTGATGCTGAGTACACACCACCCGGCATTTGTCGATCCACTAAAGGATCATACAACGATTGTTCGCTTACATCGCCCAGAAATACGCCTTGCTCCAAATGTCTATCGCGCCGACACACTCGCGTTCTCGCCTGAGGAAAAGGACAATCTTAAGCGACTTCTGATTTTCGACACCACCGTTGCCGAGATGTTCTTCGGTTGCATGGTTGTGATCGTAGAGGGAGATACCGAATTTGCTGCGTTTGAAGAGATGATGCGGCGCGAAACAACGCAATACCCTCTGGATAGTCGACCATTGTTGCTTCGCGCCCGCGGGAAAGCAACCATACCCACACTAATCAAAATGTTGGTGCATTTCAAAATGGATTTCGCTGTTCTTCACGACACTGACCGACGAAAATGCAGCGATGGACTAAAGGACAATCCCGCTTACTCAGTAAACGCGGCGATAGCCAAGGCTGTAGGCGAGGGGCGGGTCAATGGCTGCAAAATTGTCCACCGCTGCAGCTGCCCTGGTTTCGAGCAACATCACGGTATGAAGCTGCCACGGAAAGACAAACCATATCATGCATGGATTGCAGTAACCAGTGACAATAAGATAGGCTCCAGCGTTCGAGAAGTCCTTAACATCCTCCTTGGTAAGATAAGCAGCGACCCGTCCGACAATGAGGACGGACAGCGCTATGAAACGTTGTATAACGCATGGGAAAATAAGAATAATGGTAGCAAACTTGATGAAGATGTAGAATGA
- a CDS encoding site-specific DNA-methyltransferase has translation MAKTKLELTWIGKENRPKLEPRILVEDTAKSHHAPFRTGKGDIFDNRLIFGDNLLALKALEQEFTGKIKCIYIDPPYNTSQAVENYDDGLEHSIWLSLMRERFVILRKLLTPDGVLFCQLNDDEMAYGKVLLDEVFGRPNFLNQVTVQMKLAAGASGGGEDKKLKKNVEYILVYVNDIASEQGFESFNDVYDEVDLFALIAEMEEQEKSWKYTSILLSEGEFVEDRTIFDAAGEPIKVRKYKNLKRTTVNGLIKESDGRLDREAVYSEYFEHIFSDTNAQTSIRTRIMEEFSSLSNDEILIASYVPRSGRDRGKLVQHYYISPTIRRVIWLKDSAERRGDRLIKKEKLGTYWSGFPLNNLTKEGGVRFPHGKKPEALISLVLELATTSGDWVLDSFAGSGTTGAVAHKMGRRWIMVELGEHCHTHIIPRLKKVIDGEDKGGITEAVGWKGGGGFRYYRLAPSLLEKDEFGNWIISKQYNPSMLAEAICKLEGFIYAPSDTAYWQHGHSTETDFIYVTTQTLTREQLQKLSDEVGEGRSLLIMCGAFRVKNLDEFPNLTVKKIPKAVLNRCEWGRDDYSLEIENLPLKNDEPSAISGQAAEGKERSRAERRAQVEASLFDLPHEEKKP, from the coding sequence ATGGCTAAAACCAAACTAGAGTTGACCTGGATTGGGAAGGAAAACCGCCCGAAACTGGAGCCGCGAATCCTCGTCGAGGACACGGCCAAGTCGCACCATGCGCCGTTTCGCACAGGCAAGGGTGACATCTTTGACAACCGGCTGATCTTCGGCGACAACCTCCTCGCACTCAAAGCGCTGGAACAGGAGTTCACGGGGAAGATCAAGTGCATTTACATCGACCCGCCCTACAACACCAGTCAAGCGGTGGAGAACTATGACGATGGCCTTGAGCATTCAATATGGCTTTCACTCATGCGAGAGCGGTTCGTCATTCTGCGAAAGCTATTGACTCCAGATGGAGTTCTCTTTTGCCAACTAAACGATGATGAGATGGCATACGGCAAAGTGCTTCTTGATGAAGTGTTCGGACGCCCGAACTTTCTGAATCAAGTTACCGTCCAAATGAAACTTGCTGCAGGTGCAAGCGGTGGCGGTGAAGACAAAAAACTCAAGAAGAATGTGGAATACATTCTTGTATATGTGAATGATATTGCATCCGAACAAGGATTTGAGAGCTTTAACGATGTGTATGACGAGGTGGACTTGTTTGCGCTCATCGCTGAAATGGAAGAACAGGAAAAGAGTTGGAAATATACAAGCATTTTGTTGAGCGAAGGAGAATTTGTTGAGGATCGCACGATATTCGACGCAGCTGGGGAACCGATAAAAGTACGAAAATACAAGAACCTCAAGCGAACTACTGTAAACGGTTTGATAAAGGAGTCTGATGGGCGACTAGACAGAGAAGCCGTTTACAGTGAGTACTTCGAGCATATCTTCTCCGACACGAATGCTCAAACGAGCATAAGGACTCGTATCATGGAGGAGTTCTCGAGTCTGTCTAACGACGAGATCCTCATTGCCTCCTATGTCCCGCGTTCAGGTCGAGACAGGGGCAAGCTTGTCCAACATTATTACATTAGCCCAACAATCCGTCGTGTGATTTGGCTCAAAGATAGTGCCGAAAGGCGTGGCGACAGATTGATCAAGAAAGAAAAACTGGGGACGTATTGGAGTGGTTTCCCATTGAATAATCTTACAAAAGAAGGGGGCGTAAGATTTCCACATGGCAAGAAGCCAGAGGCCCTGATAAGTCTTGTTTTGGAGTTAGCCACGACTTCCGGCGACTGGGTTCTCGACTCGTTCGCCGGTTCCGGCACGACCGGCGCGGTGGCGCACAAGATGGGGCGCCGCTGGATCATGGTTGAGCTGGGCGAGCATTGTCATACCCACATCATCCCGCGCCTGAAGAAAGTGATTGACGGCGAGGACAAGGGCGGTATCACCGAGGCCGTGGGCTGGAAAGGCGGCGGCGGATTTCGCTACTACCGCCTTGCGCCGTCCCTCCTGGAAAAAGATGAATTTGGCAACTGGATCATTAGCAAGCAGTACAACCCGTCCATGCTGGCCGAAGCCATATGCAAGCTGGAAGGCTTCATCTACGCCCCAAGCGACACCGCTTACTGGCAGCACGGGCACTCCACCGAGACCGACTTTATCTATGTGACCACGCAGACCTTGACTCGGGAGCAGTTGCAGAAGCTTTCGGATGAGGTCGGTGAGGGCCGGAGTTTGCTCATCATGTGCGGTGCGTTCCGGGTGAAGAACCTCGATGAGTTTCCCAATTTGACAGTAAAGAAAATCCCGAAAGCGGTCCTCAACCGCTGCGAATGGGGCAGAGACGACTACAGCTTAGAGATCGAGAACCTGCCGCTGAAGAACGATGAGCCATCTGCAATCAGCGGTCAGGCCGCAGAAGGGAAGGAGAGGTCCAGGGCCGAGCGTCGCGCCCAAGTTGAGGCATCACTTTTTGACCTGCCGCATGAAGAGAAAAAACCGTGA
- a CDS encoding PDDEXK nuclease domain-containing protein has product MKTTSRMYDRIRRILESARSRVARSVNTTQVIANWLIGREIVEEEQKGKARAGYGQKLLTELSARITVEFGKGYSVNNLEHFRDFYLTYPELMGSIPHAVRGELADGSVSGRTGKSHALRDKFDAIGRRPWKPGRLHPNISWTHYRTLLRVDKAEARSFYEIEAIKNNWAARELERQINSLLYERLALSRDKKGLMRLSMKGQEVQKPIDVFKDPVVMEFLGLPESPKLVETDLEQALIDDLKSFLLELGKGFAFVTRQERLTLDGDHFYIDLVFYHTVLKCYVIIDLKTGKLTHQDLGQLQLYVNYYDRERRTAGDNPTLGLILCADKNDTVVRYTLGKDQRKTIFASRYKLHLPSEAELRAELRREVRALAAPTKKEGVS; this is encoded by the coding sequence ATGAAGACAACATCAAGAATGTATGATCGCATCCGGCGGATTCTGGAATCGGCCAGGAGCCGCGTCGCCCGTTCGGTGAATACGACCCAGGTCATCGCGAACTGGTTGATCGGACGCGAGATTGTGGAGGAGGAGCAAAAGGGAAAAGCCAGAGCTGGTTATGGACAGAAGCTCTTAACTGAATTGTCCGCGCGAATTACGGTCGAGTTTGGAAAAGGATATTCCGTTAATAACCTTGAGCACTTTCGTGACTTCTATTTAACCTATCCGGAGTTGATGGGGTCAATTCCCCACGCAGTGCGTGGGGAATTGGCGGATGGTTCTGTATCCGGCAGGACTGGAAAATCCCACGCACTGCGTGACAAATTCGATGCGATAGGACGTAGGCCTTGGAAACCCGGCCGCCTTCATCCGAATATATCCTGGACCCATTACCGTACGCTCTTGCGAGTGGATAAGGCGGAGGCTCGTTCGTTTTACGAGATCGAGGCGATCAAGAACAACTGGGCGGCGCGGGAACTGGAACGGCAGATCAACAGCCTGCTCTATGAACGGCTTGCTCTGAGCCGGGACAAGAAAGGTCTGATGCGTCTTTCCATGAAGGGTCAAGAAGTGCAGAAACCTATTGATGTATTCAAGGATCCGGTGGTAATGGAATTCCTTGGCCTGCCAGAATCTCCGAAGTTGGTTGAAACCGATCTTGAACAGGCTTTGATCGATGATTTGAAATCCTTCCTGCTGGAATTGGGGAAGGGCTTCGCTTTTGTGACACGGCAGGAGCGACTCACGCTTGACGGCGATCACTTCTACATCGACCTGGTCTTCTACCACACAGTCTTGAAATGCTATGTGATCATCGATCTCAAGACCGGCAAGCTTACCCATCAGGATTTAGGACAACTCCAACTGTACGTGAACTACTACGATCGTGAACGCCGGACCGCTGGCGATAACCCGACTTTGGGATTGATTCTTTGCGCCGATAAGAACGACACGGTCGTGCGCTACACCCTCGGCAAGGATCAGAGGAAGACGATATTCGCCAGCCGCTACAAGCTCCATCTGCCCAGCGAGGCGGAGCTACGGGCCGAACTGCGGCGTGAAGTGAGGGCGCTCGCCGCCCCGACGAAGAAGGAAGGGGTATCATAA